The following proteins are co-located in the bacterium genome:
- a CDS encoding TlpA family protein disulfide reductase, which produces MKRSLLGPALAFVIVLGAVIALQILRRGPATGYAAVDFTLPDLSGTPVRLSDLRGRIVFLNLWATWCPPCRAEMPSMQALYDRLKGPDFAMIAVAEDTNAADVAAFVAELGLTFPVLLDRDNRLPGRFGVTGYPETFVIDRDGRVIKHVIGPEEWMDPRVIAYFEDLIGTSTAAGR; this is translated from the coding sequence ATGAAGCGCTCGCTGCTCGGCCCCGCGCTCGCCTTCGTCATCGTGCTCGGGGCCGTGATCGCGCTGCAGATCCTGCGGCGCGGTCCGGCGACCGGCTACGCCGCCGTCGACTTCACCCTGCCCGACCTGTCCGGCACCCCGGTCCGCCTCAGCGACCTGCGCGGCAGGATCGTATTCCTCAATCTCTGGGCGACCTGGTGCCCGCCGTGTCGCGCCGAAATGCCGAGCATGCAGGCGCTGTACGACCGCCTCAAGGGCCCCGACTTCGCGATGATCGCGGTCGCCGAGGACACCAACGCCGCCGACGTCGCCGCCTTCGTCGCGGAGCTCGGCCTCACCTTTCCCGTCCTCCTCGACCGCGACAACCGCCTGCCCGGCCGCTTCGGCGTCACCGGCTATCCCGAGACCTTCGTCATCGATCGCGACGGCCGCGTCATCAAGCACGTGATCGGCCCCGAGGAGTGGATGGACCCGCGGGTCATCGCCTACTTCGAGGACCTGATCGGGACATCGACCGCGGCCGGGCGATAG
- a CDS encoding thiolase has product MSADPRALRGSAAIVGVAESDRLGKLPNVSALQLHMEAAHNALADAGLRKSDVDAVFTSGRNMANDVPEYLGIRPRFVGGTQVGGCSFILHVEHAMAAIHAGLCEVALITHGESGASRIAMPAPRWGDDSTNVQFEQVWGTAGPPTGYGFLATRHMHQYGTTKEQMAEVAVATRKWAALNPKAFARDPLTIADVLGSRLISWPFNLLDCCLVTDAGGAAVVTSAERARDLPKRPVYVLGTGESVTHQMVSQMPNFDRWDAAEASGARAFAMAGVSRAAIDVAEFYDAFTITPILALEALGFCQRGEGGPFVSGQRTAPGGDFPMNTNGGGLSYTHTGMYGIFTIIEAVRQLRGECGERQVPGATTAICHGTGGVWSAAATMIVSTET; this is encoded by the coding sequence ATGAGCGCCGACCCTCGCGCCCTGCGCGGCAGCGCGGCCATCGTCGGCGTCGCCGAATCCGACCGCCTCGGCAAGCTGCCCAACGTCTCCGCCCTGCAACTGCACATGGAGGCGGCGCACAACGCGCTCGCCGACGCCGGCCTGCGGAAGAGCGACGTCGACGCCGTCTTCACCTCCGGCCGCAACATGGCGAACGACGTGCCCGAGTACCTCGGCATCCGCCCGCGCTTCGTCGGCGGCACCCAGGTCGGCGGCTGCTCCTTCATCCTCCACGTCGAGCACGCCATGGCGGCGATCCACGCCGGCCTGTGCGAGGTGGCGCTGATCACCCATGGCGAGTCGGGCGCCTCGCGCATCGCCATGCCGGCGCCGCGGTGGGGCGACGATTCGACGAACGTGCAGTTCGAGCAGGTGTGGGGCACGGCGGGACCGCCGACCGGCTACGGCTTCCTCGCCACCCGCCACATGCACCAGTACGGCACCACCAAGGAGCAGATGGCCGAGGTGGCGGTGGCGACCCGCAAGTGGGCGGCGCTCAATCCCAAGGCGTTCGCCCGCGACCCGTTGACCATCGCCGACGTCTTGGGGTCGCGCCTGATCTCGTGGCCGTTCAACCTGCTCGACTGCTGCCTGGTCACCGACGCCGGCGGCGCCGCGGTGGTGACCTCGGCGGAGCGGGCGCGCGATCTGCCGAAGCGGCCGGTCTACGTGCTCGGCACCGGCGAGAGCGTCACCCACCAGATGGTGAGCCAGATGCCGAATTTCGACCGCTGGGACGCGGCCGAGGCGTCGGGCGCGCGCGCCTTCGCGATGGCCGGGGTGTCGCGCGCCGCGATCGACGTCGCCGAATTCTACGACGCCTTCACCATCACGCCCATCCTGGCGCTCGAGGCGCTCGGCTTCTGCCAGCGCGGCGAGGGCGGACCGTTCGTGAGCGGCCAGCGCACGGCACCCGGCGGCGACTTTCCGATGAACACCAACGGTGGCGGCCTCTCGTACACGCATACCGGCATGTACGGCATCTTCACGATCATCGAAGCGGTGCGACAGCTCCGCGGCGAGTGCGGCGAGCGGCAGGTGCCGGGCGCCACGACCGCGATCTGCCACGGCACCGGCGGCGTGTGGAGCGCCGCGGCGACGATGATCGTGTCGACCGAGACGTAG
- the bamA gene encoding outer membrane protein assembly factor BamA produces MTWVTRLGGIACALGLVIAAAVVRADDRALGLPLARVRFECDAWFDDVALRQRLPLRLGEPVTAGQLAATRAVLEQTRIFSDIDIVPEVEDGDAVVVIHLVRRLVITEVRIGGYDAMGWRDVHRFLRLRTGSFYDPQQVEAARARLEERYRQFGYPQARVRLTVRTRPGEVEIDIAITEGPPQRVRVVAVTGRPGVPARDLELALRDLLGQPLRRQTTRDAERTLTAALRTAGYFEASVDGSWTPMSDTEGALRFEVDAGPRTVLEVVGNQQVSTRRLLDVMDLSRRLVITDGTWREMARRMVDVYRSNGFYRATVKVSQKSGDPRVVRFTITEGRHFAVRRVRFIGNAGIPASDLRAQMNIQPQRLLPWPRSGAFQRSVFDEDLRRLWFYYREQGFAEAQIVDAPITVNDDDGTIDIAIVIEEGPRTIVALVEPPDLSDLPPQTIAYRVRAGEPLEPAALDADTMAIAAALRRDGYGAATVTPEVERHRVDVDDYATVRWAIARGPRRTIGGVLVQGNVETRDEIIERQLPFTGGEPLDPDRLQAGQDAVYQLGTYRSVSVRPLSDADPAPVVGVDVQPRPPGSLQWGGGYNTRDGFTANAEIGYANLGRRARRISLRAQGSVLPEDVSQSQYVAALAYRDPQFLQSRWQWNVELIGQRSTRNIDQYSVTRGSLGNGFSRQILPRLQVAAEAQVEYADVFDLQPKSFQGEDEGPSWTTAISPSLLYDGRDDPFAPTRGVFDTARFRYALPGVSNIEFGKINLQHSQAFPLAPWLSFVASGRVAFGRAFSGGTVLPIRERYFIGGATTVRGYSENSLGPTGCRNASQLTDCPADNRAVLGGDTAIITNFEARVPIWGALRGAVFLDVGGNFLTQCDGACQQRHGVYDNTFDWSNFRKGTGPGLRYMTPVGPISLDYGFKIDRRPGESVGEVHFSISGTF; encoded by the coding sequence ATGACTTGGGTGACCCGGCTCGGCGGGATCGCCTGCGCCCTGGGCCTGGTGATCGCGGCGGCGGTGGTGCGCGCCGACGACCGCGCGCTCGGCCTGCCGCTCGCCCGCGTCCGCTTCGAGTGCGACGCCTGGTTCGACGACGTCGCGCTCCGCCAGCGCCTGCCGCTGCGCCTCGGGGAGCCGGTGACGGCGGGGCAACTGGCGGCGACGCGCGCCGTCCTCGAGCAGACCAGGATCTTCAGCGACATCGACATCGTGCCCGAGGTCGAGGACGGCGACGCGGTGGTCGTCATCCATCTGGTGCGCCGCCTGGTCATCACCGAGGTGCGCATCGGCGGTTACGATGCCATGGGGTGGCGGGACGTCCACCGCTTCCTGCGGCTGCGCACCGGCAGCTTCTACGATCCGCAGCAGGTCGAGGCGGCGCGCGCCCGTCTCGAGGAGCGCTACCGCCAGTTCGGCTACCCGCAGGCGCGGGTGCGCCTGACGGTGCGCACGAGGCCCGGCGAGGTGGAGATCGACATCGCGATCACCGAGGGGCCGCCGCAGCGGGTGCGGGTGGTGGCGGTCACCGGTCGCCCCGGGGTGCCGGCCCGCGACCTCGAGCTCGCGCTGCGCGACCTGCTCGGCCAGCCGCTGCGCCGGCAGACGACGCGCGATGCGGAGCGGACGCTCACGGCGGCGCTGCGGACGGCGGGCTACTTCGAAGCGTCGGTGGATGGCTCGTGGACGCCCATGTCGGACACCGAGGGCGCGCTCCGGTTCGAGGTCGACGCCGGCCCGCGGACGGTGCTCGAGGTGGTCGGCAACCAGCAGGTGTCCACGCGGCGCCTGCTCGACGTGATGGACCTGTCGCGGCGCCTGGTGATCACCGACGGGACGTGGCGCGAGATGGCGCGCCGCATGGTGGACGTCTACCGCAGCAACGGCTTCTACCGCGCGACGGTGAAGGTGTCGCAGAAGAGCGGCGACCCCCGCGTGGTGCGCTTCACGATCACCGAGGGGCGGCACTTCGCCGTGCGCCGCGTGCGCTTCATCGGCAATGCCGGCATCCCGGCCAGCGACCTGCGGGCGCAGATGAACATCCAGCCGCAGCGCCTGCTGCCCTGGCCGCGCAGCGGCGCGTTCCAGCGCAGCGTCTTCGACGAGGACCTGCGCCGTCTCTGGTTCTACTATCGCGAGCAGGGGTTCGCGGAGGCGCAGATCGTCGACGCGCCGATCACGGTCAACGACGACGACGGGACGATCGACATCGCCATCGTCATCGAGGAAGGGCCCCGCACCATCGTGGCACTGGTCGAGCCGCCCGACCTGTCGGATCTGCCGCCGCAGACGATCGCCTATCGGGTGCGGGCCGGCGAGCCGCTCGAACCCGCGGCGCTCGATGCCGACACGATGGCGATCGCGGCGGCGTTGCGGCGCGACGGCTACGGCGCCGCGACGGTGACGCCGGAGGTCGAGCGCCACCGGGTCGACGTCGACGACTACGCCACCGTGCGCTGGGCGATCGCCCGCGGTCCGCGGCGGACCATCGGTGGCGTCCTGGTGCAGGGCAACGTCGAGACGCGCGACGAGATCATCGAGCGGCAACTGCCGTTCACTGGCGGCGAGCCGCTGGACCCCGACCGGCTGCAGGCCGGGCAGGACGCGGTGTATCAGCTCGGCACCTACCGCAGCGTCTCGGTGCGTCCGCTGTCGGACGCTGATCCGGCCCCCGTCGTCGGGGTGGACGTGCAGCCGCGGCCGCCCGGATCGCTGCAGTGGGGCGGCGGCTACAACACCCGCGATGGCTTCACCGCCAACGCCGAGATCGGCTACGCCAACCTCGGCCGCCGCGCCCGGCGCATCTCGTTGCGCGCCCAGGGGAGCGTCCTGCCCGAGGACGTCAGCCAGTCGCAGTACGTGGCGGCGCTGGCGTATCGCGACCCGCAGTTCCTGCAGAGCCGCTGGCAGTGGAACGTCGAGCTGATCGGACAGCGCTCGACGCGCAACATCGACCAGTACAGCGTCACCCGCGGCAGCCTCGGCAACGGCTTCTCGCGCCAGATCCTGCCCCGTCTACAGGTCGCCGCCGAGGCCCAGGTCGAATACGCCGACGTCTTCGACCTGCAGCCGAAGTCGTTCCAGGGCGAGGACGAAGGGCCGTCGTGGACGACGGCGATCTCGCCGTCGCTCCTGTACGACGGGCGCGACGATCCCTTCGCGCCCACCCGGGGCGTCTTCGATACCGCGCGCTTCCGCTACGCCCTGCCGGGGGTGTCCAACATCGAGTTCGGCAAGATCAACCTGCAGCACAGCCAGGCCTTCCCGCTGGCGCCGTGGTTGTCGTTCGTGGCCAGCGGGCGCGTCGCCTTCGGGCGGGCGTTCAGCGGCGGCACCGTGCTGCCGATCCGCGAGCGCTACTTCATCGGCGGCGCGACGACCGTGCGCGGGTACTCGGAGAACAGTCTCGGTCCGACCGGCTGCCGCAACGCCAGCCAGCTCACCGATTGTCCGGCCGACAATCGCGCCGTGCTCGGCGGCGACACCGCGATCATCACCAACTTCGAGGCCCGCGTGCCGATATGGGGCGCGCTGCGCGGCGCCGTGTTCCTCGACGTCGGCGGCAACTTCCTGACCCAGTGCGACGGCGCCTGCCAGCAGCGGCACGGCGTCTACGACAACACCTTCGACTGGTCGAACTTCCGCAAGGGCACCGGGCCCGGCCTCCGCTACATGACGCCGGTGGGCCCGATCAGCCTCGACTACGGCTTCAAGATCGACCGCCGCCCCGGCGAGTCGGTCGGCGAGGTGCACTTCAGTATCAGCGGCACGTTCTGA
- a CDS encoding DUF3553 domain-containing protein encodes MGSNGFRLYLRLHDIVTHRDYRQWGEGRVVEEMTSTVPGGTCLVRVQFQDGRLRTFNNDLDAQACCYYFGVRKQWDGAAALFGAAAPAKRPALAEPGAPRRRRARRE; translated from the coding sequence ATGGGCTCGAACGGATTCCGCCTCTATCTCCGGCTGCACGACATCGTCACCCACCGCGACTACCGGCAGTGGGGCGAGGGCCGCGTCGTCGAGGAGATGACCTCGACCGTCCCGGGCGGCACCTGCCTGGTACGAGTGCAGTTCCAGGACGGCCGCTTGCGGACCTTCAACAACGACCTCGACGCCCAGGCCTGCTGCTACTACTTCGGCGTCCGGAAGCAGTGGGACGGCGCCGCGGCCCTCTTCGGCGCTGCGGCTCCAGCGAAGCGCCCTGCCCTCGCCGAACCCGGTGCGCCGCGGCGCCGCCGCGCGCGGCGCGAGTAG
- a CDS encoding molybdenum cofactor guanylyltransferase: MSEHLSRLNTRVAGVILAGGRNSRMGGIDKAFLRVGGETILARTLGVLRRCFAHVVVVSNTPEKYAGYPVDVTADELRGLGPLGGLHAALGRVRTRYAFVTACDMPYLREEPIRYLVSRLRDQDAIVPHWDGDIEPLHALYATRLRPRIAEATARGARALRDFLPGIDVEYVSQAAMAEVAGAEESFRNVNTPEEAARFAVQVGEPA, from the coding sequence ATGAGTGAGCATCTCTCTCGGCTCAACACCCGCGTGGCCGGCGTCATCCTGGCGGGAGGCCGCAACAGCCGCATGGGCGGGATCGACAAGGCCTTCCTGCGCGTCGGCGGCGAGACCATCCTCGCCCGCACCCTCGGCGTCCTGCGCCGTTGCTTCGCGCACGTCGTGGTGGTCAGCAACACGCCCGAGAAGTACGCCGGCTACCCGGTCGACGTCACCGCCGACGAGTTGCGCGGTCTCGGTCCGCTCGGCGGCCTGCACGCCGCGCTCGGCCGGGTGCGGACCCGGTATGCGTTCGTGACCGCGTGCGACATGCCGTACCTGCGCGAGGAGCCGATCCGCTATCTGGTGTCGCGCCTGCGCGATCAGGACGCGATCGTGCCGCACTGGGACGGCGACATCGAGCCGCTGCACGCGCTGTACGCGACCCGGCTGCGGCCGCGCATCGCCGAGGCGACGGCGCGGGGCGCCCGCGCCCTGCGCGACTTCCTGCCGGGGATCGACGTCGAGTACGTATCGCAGGCGGCGATGGCCGAGGTGGCGGGCGCCGAGGAGTCGTTTCGCAACGTGAACACGCCGGAAGAGGCCGCGCGCTTCGCGGTGCAGGTGGGCGAGCCCGCCTGA
- a CDS encoding transglutaminase domain-containing protein yields the protein MSDDPIRAAYEEWTRGRDPLSARIALFERVRDLPFRYPASRDPREVLRQGGGSCSGKHNLLGELFRLAGLPVRHMLCTHRFNDSPMAFPEHVHGVLQKNEIVDVHDYLQVCIDGEWVDVDATWPLSLRDFGVPAVEDWDGRSSMVLSVVSDEHEALTGDPAKAKEERLSKLTPRQRTLRKQFLEALSQWAAELQAEAAQER from the coding sequence ATGAGCGACGATCCGATCCGGGCCGCCTACGAGGAGTGGACGCGCGGGCGCGACCCGTTGTCCGCCCGGATCGCCCTCTTCGAGCGGGTGCGCGATCTGCCATTCCGCTACCCCGCGAGCCGCGACCCGCGCGAGGTCCTGCGCCAGGGCGGTGGCTCCTGCTCCGGCAAGCACAACCTGCTCGGCGAGCTCTTCCGCCTGGCCGGCCTGCCGGTGCGCCACATGCTGTGCACGCACCGCTTCAACGACTCGCCGATGGCGTTCCCCGAGCACGTGCACGGCGTGCTGCAGAAGAACGAGATCGTCGACGTCCACGACTACCTGCAGGTCTGCATCGACGGCGAGTGGGTCGACGTGGACGCGACGTGGCCGCTGTCGCTGCGCGACTTCGGCGTGCCGGCGGTCGAGGACTGGGACGGCCGGTCGTCGATGGTGCTCAGCGTCGTCTCCGACGAGCACGAGGCGCTGACCGGCGATCCGGCGAAGGCGAAGGAGGAGCGGCTGTCGAAGCTGACGCCGCGCCAGCGCACGCTGCGCAAGCAGTTCCTCGAGGCCCTCAGCCAGTGGGCCGCCGAGCTGCAGGCGGAGGCGGCGCAGGAGCGCTAG
- the ispG gene encoding (E)-4-hydroxy-3-methylbut-2-enyl-diphosphate synthase produces the protein MTDPLDARRTRRVRVGATAIGGRAPVVVQSMCATRTRDIDATVAQCEQLRAAGAGVVRIAVDNEKDVAAVAEIRRQTTATLSVDLQENYRLAASVAPHVDKLRYNPGHLHHVERERTVADKVRWLVDVARDHDVAIRIGVNCGSVAPDFLARYPGDQLEAIVQSALYHCQLMEDLGFDRFVVSLKDSDPDKVLAANRRFAAARPDVPLHLGVTEAGLPPQGILKTRLAFEKLLAAGIGDTIRASLTLPNERKHEEIEVGLQILADVRAGRFVSVPDFGRGLNIISCPSCSRVENDAFVQLAEQVRDLTTYAADHRVTIAVMGCRVNGPGETDDADLGLWCGPSTVTLKRRDVKVGSFGYAEVLPRLKAELDRLIAGGGR, from the coding sequence ATGACGGACCCGCTCGATGCGCGGCGCACGCGCCGTGTGCGCGTTGGCGCGACGGCCATCGGCGGTCGCGCGCCGGTGGTCGTGCAGAGCATGTGCGCCACCAGGACGCGCGACATCGACGCCACCGTCGCCCAGTGCGAGCAGCTCCGCGCCGCCGGCGCCGGCGTCGTGCGCATCGCCGTGGACAACGAGAAGGACGTCGCCGCGGTGGCGGAGATCCGCCGCCAGACGACGGCGACGCTCTCGGTCGACCTGCAGGAGAACTACCGCCTGGCCGCCAGCGTCGCCCCGCACGTCGACAAGCTGCGCTACAACCCGGGCCACCTGCACCACGTCGAACGCGAGCGCACGGTCGCCGACAAGGTCCGCTGGTTGGTCGACGTGGCGCGCGACCACGACGTCGCCATCCGCATCGGCGTCAACTGCGGCTCGGTGGCGCCCGACTTCCTCGCCCGCTACCCGGGCGACCAGCTCGAAGCGATCGTCCAGTCGGCGCTCTACCATTGCCAGCTCATGGAGGACCTCGGCTTCGACCGCTTCGTGGTCTCGCTGAAGGACTCCGATCCCGACAAGGTCCTGGCGGCGAACCGCCGCTTCGCCGCCGCGCGGCCCGACGTGCCGCTGCACCTGGGGGTGACCGAGGCCGGCCTGCCGCCGCAGGGCATCCTCAAGACGCGGCTGGCCTTCGAAAAGCTGCTGGCGGCCGGGATCGGCGACACCATCCGCGCCTCGCTCACCCTGCCCAACGAACGCAAGCACGAGGAGATCGAGGTCGGCCTGCAGATCCTCGCCGACGTGCGTGCCGGCCGCTTCGTCTCGGTGCCCGACTTCGGCCGCGGCCTCAACATCATCTCCTGCCCGAGCTGCTCGCGGGTCGAGAACGACGCCTTCGTGCAGCTCGCCGAGCAGGTGCGCGATCTGACGACGTACGCCGCCGACCACCGGGTGACCATCGCGGTGATGGGCTGCCGCGTCAACGGACCCGGCGAGACCGACGATGCCGATCTCGGCCTGTGGTGCGGGCCGTCGACGGTGACGCTGAAGCGCCGGGACGTGAAGGTCGGCTCGTTCGGCTACGCCGAGGTGCTGCCGCGGCTCAAGGCGGAGCTCGATCGGCTCATCGCGGGCGGCGGACGCTGA
- a CDS encoding NUDIX domain-containing protein — MAADEPVDVVDADDRVVGRATRGEMRARRLRHRATYLLLFNGRGELFVHQRTPTKDVYPSHWDVAVGGVVGAGESYEEGARRELAEEVGIADVVPEALFDLRYEDARNQVNGRVFRVTWDGPLRLQAEEVVRGEWLPLTAVRQRMARDPFCPDGAAVLAEYLRRG; from the coding sequence ATGGCGGCCGACGAGCCGGTGGACGTCGTCGACGCCGACGATCGCGTGGTCGGCCGCGCCACTCGCGGCGAGATGCGCGCCCGCCGCCTGCGCCACCGCGCCACCTACCTCCTGCTCTTCAACGGCCGCGGCGAGCTCTTCGTCCACCAGCGCACGCCGACCAAGGACGTCTACCCGTCGCACTGGGACGTCGCCGTCGGCGGGGTCGTCGGCGCCGGCGAGTCCTACGAGGAGGGCGCCCGCCGCGAGCTGGCGGAGGAGGTGGGCATCGCCGATGTCGTCCCCGAGGCGCTCTTCGACCTCCGCTACGAGGACGCGCGCAATCAGGTGAACGGCCGCGTCTTCCGCGTCACCTGGGACGGCCCGCTGCGGCTGCAGGCGGAGGAGGTGGTGCGCGGCGAGTGGCTGCCGTTGACCGCCGTGCGCCAGCGCATGGCGCGCGACCCCTTCTGTCCCGACGGCGCGGCGGTGCTCGCGGAGTATCTGCGTCGCGGGTGA
- a CDS encoding M20/M25/M40 family metallo-hydrolase, which yields MLRLLVSLLVCAPAARGRAAEPAPIAWPQVAADAGALLAEYIRIDTANPPGVTSQAVAFLGDQLRRGGMTAEVLPGAAPEKPLLIGRLPGRGGGGKPIVLLNHMDVVPADPARWSFPPFGGEIRDGIVYGRGALDMKGLGVAMLMALRLLAERGEVPRPDLVFLAVPDEEVGGAQGTAWLAQHRPDLLDAAAVWDEGGIGSTDLLPAPSLMISVTEKQVLWVKVVVEGPAGHGSKPLPGAAPRRLVDALTRILDNPPPPRLTPITRQVFRRVGEQVTGMEGFAMRRLSNPVVWLFADGLLQQEPWSAAMTRDTVALTMLEAGYKPNVIPERAEAVLDCRLLPDTKPEAFLEQLRKTIDDPEVQLDVLQAPEPTPPSPIDTPLFRAMAAAAARVYPNAVVTESMMLGGTDSRFFRRRGVPAYGFFPVLLPKAYTASVHGVDERIPVAALGDAIRVIYDALRSL from the coding sequence ATGCTGCGGCTCCTGGTCTCGCTGCTGGTGTGCGCGCCGGCCGCTCGCGGCCGCGCCGCCGAGCCAGCGCCGATCGCCTGGCCGCAGGTCGCGGCCGATGCCGGCGCATTGCTCGCCGAGTACATTCGCATCGACACCGCCAATCCCCCGGGCGTCACCAGCCAGGCCGTGGCCTTCCTGGGCGACCAGTTGCGGCGCGGCGGCATGACGGCCGAGGTCCTCCCGGGCGCCGCCCCCGAGAAACCGCTGCTGATCGGGCGCCTGCCCGGCCGCGGCGGCGGCGGCAAGCCGATCGTCCTCCTCAACCACATGGACGTGGTGCCCGCCGATCCGGCGCGCTGGTCGTTCCCGCCGTTCGGCGGCGAGATCCGCGACGGCATCGTGTACGGGCGCGGCGCGCTCGACATGAAAGGGCTCGGCGTCGCCATGCTGATGGCGCTGCGCCTGCTCGCCGAGCGCGGCGAGGTGCCGCGCCCCGATCTGGTGTTTCTCGCCGTGCCCGACGAGGAGGTCGGCGGCGCGCAGGGCACGGCGTGGCTGGCGCAGCACCGCCCCGACCTGCTCGACGCCGCCGCCGTCTGGGACGAGGGCGGCATCGGCTCCACCGACCTGCTGCCGGCGCCGTCGCTGATGATCTCGGTCACCGAGAAGCAGGTGCTGTGGGTGAAGGTCGTCGTCGAGGGACCCGCCGGCCATGGATCCAAGCCGCTCCCCGGCGCCGCGCCGCGCCGCCTGGTGGACGCGCTGACGCGCATCCTCGACAATCCGCCGCCGCCGCGCCTGACGCCGATCACGCGCCAGGTCTTCCGGCGCGTCGGCGAGCAGGTCACCGGCATGGAGGGGTTCGCCATGCGGCGCCTCAGCAATCCGGTGGTCTGGTTGTTCGCTGACGGGCTGCTGCAGCAGGAACCGTGGAGCGCCGCGATGACGCGCGACACGGTGGCGCTGACGATGCTCGAGGCCGGCTACAAGCCGAACGTGATTCCGGAACGGGCCGAGGCGGTGCTCGACTGCCGCCTGCTTCCCGACACCAAGCCGGAGGCCTTCCTCGAGCAGTTGCGCAAGACGATCGACGACCCGGAGGTCCAGCTCGACGTGCTGCAAGCGCCGGAGCCCACGCCGCCGTCCCCAATCGACACGCCGCTGTTCCGCGCCATGGCGGCGGCGGCGGCGCGCGTCTACCCGAACGCCGTCGTGACCGAATCGATGATGCTCGGCGGCACCGACTCGCGCTTCTTCCGCCGCCGCGGCGTGCCGGCCTACGGCTTCTTTCCGGTCCTGCTCCCCAAGGCGTACACGGCATCGGTGCACGGCGTGGACGAGCGCATCCCGGTCGCCGCGCTCGGCGACGCGATCCGCGTCATCTACGACGCGCTGCGCAGCCTGTGA
- a CDS encoding prolipoprotein diacylglyceryl transferase, producing the protein MVPNSLHIWGPIGIHLFGLMAGLALLVAGWISGKELERKGHPGDFAWTMVGWAAVAGFGGAKLWAVLQDPRALLVDPIGQVFSGSGFVWYGGLIGGTLGVTYAIHRQGLAWLMVVDCVAPALAIGQAIGRVGCQLAGDGDWGKVSDVPWAMTYPYAIVGWPYPEGVRVHPTPVYEMLAYIGVFAILWSMRKRPRPDGTIFWWYLLLAPAARFAIEFWRVNPTVALGLSAAQLFSLLLMAIGACALLAQRGRAPATAPGAAPAPR; encoded by the coding sequence GTGGTTCCGAATTCGCTGCACATCTGGGGTCCGATCGGCATCCATTTGTTCGGCCTGATGGCCGGTCTCGCCCTGCTGGTGGCGGGGTGGATCAGCGGCAAGGAGCTCGAGCGCAAGGGGCACCCTGGCGACTTCGCCTGGACGATGGTCGGCTGGGCGGCGGTGGCCGGGTTCGGCGGGGCGAAGCTGTGGGCGGTGCTGCAGGATCCGCGCGCGCTGCTCGTCGACCCGATCGGCCAGGTGTTCTCCGGCTCGGGCTTCGTCTGGTACGGCGGCCTGATCGGCGGCACCCTGGGGGTCACCTACGCGATCCACCGCCAGGGTCTGGCCTGGCTGATGGTGGTCGACTGCGTCGCCCCTGCGCTGGCGATCGGGCAGGCGATCGGGCGCGTCGGCTGTCAGCTCGCGGGCGACGGCGACTGGGGCAAGGTCTCCGACGTGCCGTGGGCGATGACGTATCCGTACGCGATCGTCGGCTGGCCGTACCCCGAAGGCGTGCGCGTGCATCCGACCCCGGTGTACGAGATGCTCGCCTACATCGGCGTCTTCGCGATCCTCTGGTCGATGCGCAAGCGGCCGCGGCCCGACGGCACGATCTTCTGGTGGTACCTGCTGCTCGCGCCGGCCGCTCGCTTCGCGATCGAGTTCTGGCGCGTCAACCCGACGGTGGCACTCGGCCTCAGTGCCGCGCAGCTCTTCAGCCTGCTGCTGATGGCGATCGGCGCCTGCGCGCTGCTCGCCCAGCGCGGACGCGCGCCGGCAACCGCGCCCGGCGCCGCGCCCGCGCCGCGATGA
- a CDS encoding Zn-ribbon domain-containing OB-fold protein gives MSTTYSGPIPKPTPETRPFWEAAKQRRLVIQACDDCGLRYFYPRPLCPGCLSRRVRWIDASGRAVLHTFVINHRPPRNYPLPAPIVIGMVQLEEGPRMISHIVGVAADPAALRCDMPLEVVFEDITDEITLPKFQPRASA, from the coding sequence ATGTCGACGACCTACAGCGGACCGATTCCCAAGCCGACGCCGGAAACGCGCCCCTTCTGGGAGGCCGCCAAGCAGCGCCGGCTCGTCATCCAGGCCTGCGACGACTGCGGGTTGCGCTACTTCTATCCGCGGCCGCTCTGCCCCGGCTGCCTGTCGCGCCGGGTGCGCTGGATCGACGCCAGCGGCCGCGCGGTGCTGCACACCTTCGTCATCAACCACCGGCCGCCGCGCAACTATCCGCTGCCGGCGCCGATCGTCATCGGCATGGTGCAGCTCGAGGAGGGGCCGCGGATGATATCGCACATCGTCGGCGTCGCGGCCGACCCCGCCGCGCTGCGCTGCGACATGCCGCTCGAGGTGGTGTTCGAGGACATCACCGACGAGATCACGCTGCCGAAGTTCCAGCCGAGGGCGAGCGCATGA